A section of the Tumebacillus amylolyticus genome encodes:
- a CDS encoding aminomethyltransferase family protein, protein MKTSILTQATQANGNLIEVGGHAVVATYTTEGEEYDALRNGIGIYDLSAVGKFEVGGDEHVNFLNELVTKDIEFLDVEKSIFTLLLNEEGNVIDAVTLHKKEESIIIETSVNGRDAVGAWLQERKTDEVEITDLSDDYALIAFEGPYSWKAAASLIDYDISLLPFQAFVATEIEGSEALLFRNGVTGEYGYKVLLANDAAVALWEKLVAHDAASYPVKAVGHSTLEIAMLEVRQPNVLVETEGLNVFESSLEWVVSFYKENFVGRDALDAKRGDGVNRRIVGFSIEEGELSEQDSVVLEDETIGTVLQVRNSGALGKKLGLALVDELFAVSGIALQAQNQAGERVTINTISSPYILPKSWAIKIA, encoded by the coding sequence ATGAAAACCTCCATCCTGACCCAAGCAACCCAGGCAAACGGCAACTTGATCGAAGTAGGGGGCCACGCGGTCGTCGCAACGTACACCACCGAGGGCGAAGAGTACGACGCACTCCGCAACGGCATTGGCATCTACGACTTGTCGGCAGTCGGCAAGTTCGAAGTCGGCGGCGATGAGCACGTCAACTTCTTGAACGAACTGGTTACCAAGGACATCGAGTTCCTCGACGTTGAAAAATCGATTTTCACCCTGCTTCTGAACGAGGAAGGCAACGTCATCGACGCGGTCACTTTGCACAAAAAGGAAGAAAGCATCATCATCGAAACCTCCGTCAACGGCCGCGATGCGGTCGGCGCATGGCTGCAAGAGCGCAAGACGGACGAAGTGGAAATCACCGACCTCTCCGATGACTACGCGCTGATCGCATTCGAAGGCCCGTACTCTTGGAAAGCAGCGGCTTCCCTGATCGATTACGACATTTCCCTGCTCCCGTTCCAAGCGTTCGTCGCAACGGAAATCGAAGGCTCTGAAGCGCTGTTGTTCCGCAACGGTGTAACCGGTGAATACGGCTACAAAGTTCTGCTCGCAAACGATGCGGCAGTTGCACTGTGGGAGAAACTTGTGGCTCATGATGCGGCTTCCTACCCGGTGAAAGCGGTCGGACACAGCACGCTGGAAATCGCAATGCTCGAAGTTCGCCAGCCGAACGTACTGGTCGAAACCGAAGGCCTGAACGTGTTCGAATCGTCTCTGGAATGGGTGGTTTCCTTCTATAAGGAAAACTTCGTCGGCCGTGACGCGCTCGATGCGAAGCGTGGCGACGGCGTCAACCGCCGCATCGTCGGTTTCTCGATCGAAGAAGGCGAACTGAGCGAGCAAGACTCTGTCGTCCTCGAAGATGAGACGATCGGCACCGTGCTCCAAGTTCGCAACTCCGGCGCACTGGGCAAGAAACTCGGCCTTGCATTGGTCGACGAACTGTTCGCTGTCTCCGGTATCGCACTGCAAGCACAAAACCAAGCAGGTGAGCGTGTGACGATCAACACCATCTCCTCTCCGTACATCCTGCCGAAGTCCTGGGCGATCAAAATCGCATAA
- a CDS encoding sensor histidine kinase, producing MTRTLSSMSLLSWTRIAMLVGIAASYLFTNEGLTEDQRRFIEIGMMLFAVNHVLYMVYPKRFVWMFTADLLLAFAFGVVVDPEDHTYLLFYGIQSMTLMLYTSKRKAMLWWWFGSVTVIWALFVGVEYMQVHEVKLFGNLFNYGFFVFASLVGWLIRYYQDSRQQFAMLYEELKAYAQQVEEMTAVRERNHIAREIHDTVGHKMTALLVQLQAGRKLLERDREQSYETLLRCEELARSALQEVRLSVRTLHVEKQAPTVVDSLRRLMSEFSKMTGLDATLVVQGDVTQISDSWKPAIYRIVQEALTNAKRHGDARKASVGLIGTEQEVRLVIEDDGVGSADVQPGFGLINMRDRVTELGGTVEFSSEVGGGFRIEVQFPLQQQVWRFGGTTA from the coding sequence TTGACCCGCACCCTGTCGTCGATGTCGTTGCTCAGTTGGACACGCATCGCCATGTTGGTTGGCATCGCTGCCAGCTACTTGTTCACCAATGAGGGTCTCACGGAAGATCAGCGTCGGTTTATCGAGATCGGGATGATGCTGTTTGCAGTGAACCATGTGTTGTACATGGTGTATCCCAAGCGATTTGTCTGGATGTTCACCGCCGATCTGTTGCTTGCGTTTGCATTCGGCGTGGTCGTCGACCCGGAGGACCACACCTATCTGCTGTTCTATGGCATCCAGAGCATGACGTTGATGCTCTACACCTCGAAGCGAAAAGCGATGCTCTGGTGGTGGTTTGGTTCGGTCACGGTGATCTGGGCGTTGTTCGTCGGAGTGGAATACATGCAAGTCCACGAAGTGAAGCTGTTTGGCAACCTCTTCAACTATGGATTTTTCGTCTTTGCAAGCCTTGTTGGTTGGTTGATTCGCTACTACCAAGATTCGCGCCAGCAGTTCGCGATGCTCTATGAAGAATTGAAAGCCTACGCACAGCAAGTCGAGGAAATGACGGCGGTGCGTGAACGCAACCATATTGCGCGGGAAATACACGACACCGTCGGTCACAAGATGACAGCGTTGCTCGTTCAATTGCAAGCTGGGCGCAAATTATTGGAACGAGACCGTGAGCAAAGTTATGAAACGCTCTTGCGCTGTGAAGAATTGGCGAGGTCTGCTTTGCAAGAAGTTCGGCTCTCGGTTCGAACTCTGCACGTCGAGAAACAGGCTCCCACAGTGGTGGATTCCTTGCGCCGCTTAATGTCAGAGTTCTCTAAAATGACGGGGCTTGACGCGACACTTGTCGTACAGGGCGACGTCACCCAGATTTCCGACTCTTGGAAGCCGGCGATCTATCGAATCGTGCAGGAGGCGTTGACCAACGCCAAGCGGCACGGTGACGCGCGCAAGGCAAGCGTCGGGCTGATCGGTACGGAGCAAGAAGTACGGCTGGTGATCGAGGACGATGGTGTCGGGAGCGCTGACGTGCAGCCGGGATTTGGACTGATCAACATGCGTGACCGTGTGACGGAGTTAGGCGGCACCGTAGAATTCAGCAGTGAAGTGGGGGGCGGGTTCCGTATCGAGGTGCAGTTCCCGTTGCAACAACAAGTGTGGAGATTTGGAGGAACAACCGCATGA
- a CDS encoding beta-ketoacyl-[acyl-carrier-protein] synthase family protein — protein MSNYKDRVVVTGIGIICANGKNVEEFWRNVTDNKSGIRLVSTIPMSGINTEYAGEIDGYNPDDHFAPKEAEKYDIAGQLSIIAAREAAQVAKYDLAASDPYRVGVILGTSLGGMRSGEQFHEQWVKEGIENADPSLLYNYVIHIPVDSVSHYMKLKGPKSVISNACAAGTNSIGYAADIIRSGKADAMFAGGVDPLCRLSMSGFNTLGALAPEPCAPFSKSNGLNIGEGAGVLLLERMDLALERGATILGEVLSYALSADAYHITAPDPAGAGGMRSMRRTLEKAALPETAVDYVNGHGTGTNANDSSEPIGVRTLFGHDVPVSSTKSMIGHMLGAAGASEGVISVLAINDSFIPATINFDHEADKFKELDFVRDTGRTKELDTVMSNSFAFGGNNASLLLGKFKQDREVPAVPAKKRALITGLGALAGNSANAEELFAKFQAGENTFSAIENFDTERYVSTHGAQIPEVPYRKLVNPALLRRMDDLGKQATAVTKMALDDAKLKIDSKNSERVGVLFATGTGPLKTVEAFNRTVILKGAEAAEALLFPNTVMNAAAGHICLNFKIKGPTTTITSGGTAGINALFYATQLIQYGDADAVIVVTGDEFNETMVAGHSRVPGYLTAGNSSKPFGAGLDGTVLGEACVAFVVESEESALARGAKVYGELKGFGLTSDSSGPARVSRKGEEWAKSFELAVQEAGLTFDQVDYVAASASGNRVFDTAEARALRQVIGNKAPVSAPKGYFGEALASSGMLGALSALYAIERNNIPQIPGVEQAFSEAEGLDLVIGSNRERAVQHALVSSFSFGGNYQSLVIGRYEK, from the coding sequence ATGTCCAACTACAAAGACCGCGTCGTCGTAACTGGCATCGGGATTATCTGCGCCAACGGCAAAAACGTCGAAGAATTCTGGCGCAACGTCACGGACAACAAAAGCGGAATTCGCTTGGTGTCCACGATCCCGATGTCCGGGATCAACACGGAATATGCAGGCGAAATCGACGGGTACAACCCGGACGATCACTTCGCTCCCAAAGAAGCCGAAAAGTACGACATCGCGGGTCAGCTCTCGATCATCGCTGCCCGCGAAGCGGCTCAAGTTGCCAAGTATGACCTCGCTGCAAGCGATCCGTACCGTGTCGGGGTCATCCTCGGCACGTCGCTTGGCGGCATGCGCAGCGGCGAGCAATTCCACGAACAATGGGTGAAGGAAGGCATCGAAAACGCCGACCCGAGCTTGCTCTACAACTACGTCATCCACATTCCGGTGGACAGCGTTTCCCACTACATGAAACTTAAAGGGCCGAAAAGCGTCATCTCCAACGCTTGCGCAGCGGGGACGAACTCCATCGGCTACGCGGCAGACATCATCCGCAGCGGCAAAGCGGACGCGATGTTCGCAGGCGGGGTTGACCCGCTCTGCCGTCTGTCGATGAGCGGCTTCAACACGCTGGGCGCTCTTGCACCGGAACCGTGCGCTCCGTTCTCTAAGTCGAATGGCTTGAACATCGGTGAAGGCGCGGGCGTGTTGCTCCTCGAACGCATGGATCTCGCTCTTGAACGAGGGGCTACGATCCTCGGTGAAGTGCTCAGCTACGCGCTGTCGGCGGATGCGTACCACATCACCGCTCCGGACCCAGCAGGTGCGGGCGGCATGCGCTCGATGCGCCGTACGTTGGAAAAAGCGGCCCTCCCTGAAACCGCGGTTGACTATGTCAACGGTCACGGCACCGGGACGAACGCCAACGACTCTTCGGAGCCAATCGGTGTGCGCACGCTGTTCGGTCATGATGTGCCGGTGTCCTCGACCAAGTCGATGATCGGTCATATGTTGGGTGCGGCGGGTGCATCGGAGGGCGTTATCTCCGTCCTCGCGATCAACGATTCGTTCATTCCGGCGACGATCAACTTCGACCATGAAGCGGACAAGTTCAAAGAACTCGACTTCGTGCGCGACACAGGACGCACCAAGGAACTCGACACCGTCATGTCCAACTCCTTCGCGTTTGGCGGCAACAACGCGTCGCTCTTGCTCGGAAAATTCAAGCAAGACCGCGAAGTTCCGGCAGTCCCGGCGAAAAAACGCGCGCTGATCACCGGCCTGGGCGCACTGGCGGGCAACTCTGCGAATGCGGAAGAATTGTTCGCGAAGTTCCAAGCGGGAGAGAACACGTTCTCGGCGATTGAGAACTTTGACACCGAGCGTTACGTTTCCACGCATGGTGCGCAAATCCCGGAAGTGCCGTACCGCAAATTGGTCAATCCGGCTCTGTTGCGCCGCATGGACGACCTCGGCAAGCAAGCGACCGCCGTCACCAAGATGGCACTCGACGATGCAAAACTGAAGATCGACAGCAAAAATTCGGAGCGCGTCGGCGTCCTGTTCGCCACGGGCACGGGTCCGCTGAAAACGGTCGAAGCGTTCAATCGCACTGTGATCTTGAAAGGGGCGGAAGCGGCGGAAGCCCTGCTGTTCCCGAACACCGTCATGAACGCAGCGGCTGGGCACATCTGCTTGAACTTCAAGATCAAAGGCCCGACCACAACGATCACTTCGGGAGGCACGGCCGGGATCAACGCCCTGTTCTATGCCACCCAACTGATCCAGTACGGCGATGCGGACGCTGTCATCGTCGTCACGGGCGATGAATTTAATGAAACGATGGTCGCGGGTCACTCCCGCGTGCCGGGGTACTTGACCGCCGGCAACTCCTCGAAGCCGTTTGGCGCGGGGCTGGACGGCACCGTGCTCGGTGAAGCATGCGTGGCCTTCGTCGTCGAGAGCGAAGAGTCGGCGCTGGCTCGCGGCGCGAAAGTTTACGGCGAACTCAAAGGATTCGGTCTGACCTCCGACTCCTCGGGACCTGCGCGCGTCAGTCGCAAAGGGGAAGAGTGGGCGAAGTCGTTCGAATTGGCAGTCCAAGAAGCGGGCCTGACCTTTGACCAAGTCGACTATGTCGCGGCATCGGCAAGCGGAAATCGCGTGTTCGATACGGCGGAAGCGCGTGCTCTGCGCCAAGTCATTGGCAACAAAGCACCTGTCTCCGCTCCGAAAGGCTACTTCGGGGAAGCGCTCGCGTCCTCCGGGATGCTTGGCGCACTCAGCGCACTGTATGCGATTGAGCGAAACAACATCCCGCAGATTCCGGGTGTGGAGCAAGCATTCTCTGAAGCAGAAGGTCTCGACCTCGTGATCGGCAGCAACCGTGAGAGGGCTGTCCAACATGCGCTTGTTTCTTCCTTCTCCTTCGGCGGGAACTATCAATCGCTTGTCATCGGTCGTTACGAAAAGTAA
- a CDS encoding response regulator, with translation MKQSTVILVVEDDESIALLMRLYLEKEGFEFVHATDGEEAIQLYRRLRPNLVVLDLMIPKIDGLAVCKQIRRDGPTPIIIVTARTQSQDKLIGFDLGADDYLGKPFDPPELVARVKAVLRRTQPTVAKQLRFEGLLIDLDHYTVEVEGEPLVLPPKEMDLLFFLASHPNQVFDREHILDKVWGAEYEGDNRTVDVHVKRLREKLERPNRTWGIRTVWGVGYKFEVQKP, from the coding sequence GTGAAACAAAGCACGGTCATTCTGGTTGTCGAGGATGATGAATCCATCGCGCTGTTGATGCGCTTGTACTTGGAGAAAGAGGGCTTCGAGTTCGTTCACGCAACGGACGGCGAAGAGGCGATCCAGTTGTACCGCCGTTTGCGCCCGAATCTCGTCGTGCTCGACCTCATGATTCCGAAAATCGACGGACTCGCCGTTTGCAAGCAGATTCGCCGCGACGGACCGACCCCGATCATCATCGTTACGGCCAGAACCCAGAGCCAAGACAAACTGATTGGCTTTGATCTTGGCGCCGATGACTATCTCGGCAAGCCGTTCGACCCGCCGGAACTGGTGGCGCGAGTGAAAGCGGTGTTGCGTCGCACTCAACCGACGGTAGCCAAACAACTTCGGTTCGAGGGACTGTTGATCGATCTCGACCATTACACGGTGGAAGTGGAGGGCGAGCCGCTCGTCTTGCCTCCCAAGGAGATGGATCTGTTGTTTTTCCTCGCGTCACATCCGAACCAAGTGTTCGACCGAGAGCATATCTTGGACAAGGTGTGGGGGGCGGAGTACGAGGGGGACAACCGTACCGTCGACGTTCACGTCAAACGTCTGCGCGAGAAATTGGAGCGTCCGAACCGAACGTGGGGCATCCGCACGGTCTGGGGGGTCGGGTATAAGTTTGAGGTGCAGAAGCCATGA
- a CDS encoding VOC family protein, which translates to MSQLFERIDTVFLQVKTLDEAIPWYQENLGFELRWRQGGHACMNVAETPLTLWETPSGEAHTPHPYLAFNFYIKDLEACERHLQERGVQTEPILDHGVVKTLDFFDNSGNRLSVCSW; encoded by the coding sequence ATGTCTCAACTCTTCGAGCGTATCGATACAGTATTCCTGCAAGTCAAAACCCTCGATGAAGCGATTCCGTGGTACCAAGAGAACCTCGGGTTTGAATTGCGTTGGCGTCAGGGCGGGCACGCTTGCATGAATGTGGCGGAAACGCCGTTGACTTTGTGGGAGACTCCGTCGGGCGAAGCGCATACGCCGCATCCGTATCTTGCTTTCAATTTCTATATCAAAGACTTGGAAGCGTGTGAGCGCCACTTGCAAGAACGCGGCGTGCAGACCGAACCGATCCTCGACCACGGCGTCGTGAAAACACTCGACTTTTTCGACAACAGCGGCAATCGCTTGTCCGTTTGTTCGTGGTAG
- a CDS encoding MFS transporter produces MNKRILLYLVALCAFMGPFTQTIYTPLLPEVQTELHTTQLLINLTISVFTVVLALMQIVYGPLTDLKGRRYVLLPGIALYVLATIGCAFSHSIYVLLVFRGFQAAGIATGSVVATTVIGDLFSGKERGRAMGTFQMMVSLGAVAGPLIGGYIGAQAGFNGVFWVLAGVGSALLMSIAFLLPETKSQESSGDRFTVKSFAVILRHPTGLSVILLGFIQYYTFYNFLVFLPDILSRYYSLGIEEKSLVFLPLSLAIAVGSFIGGRLQERIEPRRSLILTSSLNVASVVLFLLLAKLSLGLLILSIFLFGLCLGLSLPVQTTLLTASFVRERATAIGVYNFFRYMGMAAGPMVGTVLYRGGVSVLYGVAAVLFALTVWLASRKLSGAAEGVSPSGAK; encoded by the coding sequence TTGAACAAACGCATCTTGTTGTATCTCGTCGCGCTCTGCGCGTTCATGGGCCCGTTCACCCAGACGATCTACACGCCTCTGTTGCCGGAAGTGCAAACGGAGCTGCATACCACCCAACTGTTAATCAACCTGACGATTTCCGTCTTCACCGTGGTGCTTGCGTTGATGCAGATCGTCTACGGGCCGCTGACAGATCTCAAGGGACGCCGTTACGTCCTGTTGCCGGGGATTGCCTTGTATGTGCTGGCGACGATCGGCTGCGCGTTCTCGCATTCCATTTATGTGTTGTTGGTGTTCCGCGGCTTTCAAGCGGCGGGGATTGCAACCGGTTCTGTCGTAGCGACAACGGTCATCGGCGACTTGTTCAGCGGCAAAGAACGCGGACGCGCGATGGGCACGTTCCAGATGATGGTCTCGCTCGGTGCCGTCGCAGGGCCGCTGATCGGCGGCTATATCGGGGCACAAGCCGGATTCAACGGCGTGTTCTGGGTGCTGGCAGGCGTGGGCTCGGCGTTGCTGATGTCGATTGCGTTCTTGTTGCCGGAAACCAAGTCGCAGGAGTCGTCGGGCGATCGGTTTACGGTGAAAAGCTTTGCTGTGATTCTGCGCCATCCGACGGGCCTGTCGGTGATTCTGCTCGGCTTCATCCAGTACTACACGTTTTATAACTTCCTCGTGTTCCTGCCCGACATCTTGAGCCGGTACTACAGCTTGGGGATTGAGGAAAAAAGTCTCGTGTTCCTCCCGCTCTCACTCGCCATCGCCGTTGGCAGTTTCATCGGCGGCCGCTTGCAAGAGCGGATCGAGCCACGCAGGAGTTTGATTCTCACATCTTCACTGAACGTGGCGTCTGTCGTGCTGTTTCTCTTGCTCGCGAAATTGTCGCTCGGTCTCTTGATTCTCTCGATCTTCCTGTTCGGGTTGTGCTTGGGGCTGTCTCTGCCGGTGCAGACGACGCTGCTCACCGCCTCGTTTGTGCGCGAACGGGCGACGGCGATCGGGGTGTACAATTTCTTCCGCTACATGGGCATGGCGGCGGGTCCGATGGTTGGAACCGTGCTGTACAGGGGCGGTGTTTCGGTGCTCTACGGCGTGGCTGCTGTGTTGTTTGCGCTGACCGTGTGGCTGGCTTCGCGCAAGTTGAGCGGCGCGGCAGAAGGAGTTTCTCCGTCCGGTGCGAAGTAG
- a CDS encoding response regulator: MIRVMVVDDQRLMRDGLKTILSLEDELEVVGAASDGKQAFEMAMELRPDVVLMDIRMPSVDGVTGTRLIREQLPDTKVLILTTFNDSELIFEALDEGASGYLLKEMPTEEIVSAIHTVHGGGMILPPDITAQVVSELKRVREQYALTQDPAKQSVEPPLLDELTEREREVLRLLGYGLNNKEIADRLAITEGTTKNHVSSIISKLRLRDRTQAAIYAVRHGLTPLEVT; this comes from the coding sequence ATGATTCGGGTAATGGTAGTCGATGATCAGCGCTTGATGCGCGATGGGTTGAAGACGATTCTAAGCTTAGAGGATGAGCTGGAAGTCGTTGGGGCGGCAAGCGATGGTAAGCAAGCGTTCGAGATGGCGATGGAACTTCGCCCGGACGTCGTGCTGATGGACATCCGTATGCCGAGTGTGGACGGCGTGACAGGCACTCGCTTAATTCGGGAGCAGTTACCGGATACGAAAGTGTTGATTCTGACCACGTTTAACGACAGCGAGTTGATCTTTGAAGCGCTGGATGAGGGCGCGAGCGGCTATTTGCTCAAAGAGATGCCGACCGAGGAAATCGTCTCCGCCATTCATACGGTACACGGCGGGGGGATGATTCTCCCGCCGGACATCACGGCCCAAGTGGTCTCGGAGCTCAAGCGTGTCCGTGAACAATACGCGCTGACACAAGACCCGGCGAAGCAGTCTGTGGAACCGCCGTTGTTGGACGAGTTGACCGAGCGTGAGCGGGAGGTGTTGCGGCTCTTGGGGTACGGGCTGAACAACAAGGAAATTGCCGACCGTCTCGCAATCACAGAGGGGACGACCAAGAATCACGTCTCCAGCATCATTTCCAAACTGCGTTTGCGCGACCGCACGCAAGCTGCCATCTACGCGGTTCGGCACGGGCTGACACCGCTTGAGGTTACTTGA
- a CDS encoding DUF402 domain-containing protein: protein MREVEADGFRGRVSLLHMDRVAEPFIWKYNCGSPLKLMASGYQWMDHLPFDGHYVLNTVFNEDGQIVQWYIDIMKQHGLTDDGVPWYDDLYLDLVVLPTGEVFLLDEDELDEALRDGVITQEDYDLAWRETRRLQAEIAAGTFPNPKWAEHRHLLLGTQ, encoded by the coding sequence ATGCGCGAAGTGGAGGCGGACGGCTTTCGCGGGCGGGTTTCCCTGCTGCATATGGACAGAGTGGCGGAACCGTTCATCTGGAAATACAACTGCGGCTCTCCACTGAAATTGATGGCGAGCGGGTACCAATGGATGGATCATCTGCCGTTTGACGGGCACTATGTATTGAACACGGTGTTCAACGAGGACGGGCAGATCGTTCAATGGTACATCGACATCATGAAACAACACGGACTCACCGATGACGGAGTGCCGTGGTATGACGACCTCTATTTGGATCTCGTCGTGCTTCCGACCGGAGAGGTGTTCCTGCTCGACGAAGATGAGTTGGACGAAGCTCTTCGAGACGGTGTCATCACGCAGGAGGATTATGATCTCGCGTGGCGCGAAACTCGGCGTCTGCAAGCCGAGATTGCGGCCGGCACGTTCCCGAACCCAAAATGGGCCGAGCATCGTCATCTCCTCCTCGGGACACAATAG
- a CDS encoding sensor histidine kinase gives MKRLRIFHKLVLIILGIMLVTVLVLNLTGTFLYRGYFLQERQDSMVEQGRAIALVAGKRMERLETDNQNSLAMSATFNAVYIYDSDGTPLILPPEDRKQQDPPSSEFVRATLRGEEQIPVVNKSEPDTLQVGIPIRRGPKVLGAVIVQGPQLDRHFGGVDRLLLISGGVALVVTSALAFFFSRSIASPLQEMNEAVRRMAKGDFSRKVKVRSKDEVGELADAFNHMAEELEALEAMRSEFVAHASHELRSPLTSIRGFVGAILDGTIPVDNARPFLERIHKESERLGKLVDELLDLSRLESEQTESQSESGEAPLGQVMREAVATLSPQMQAKDLELHMEIQEVNVTAPAERVTQVVINLLSNAIRFSHRGGEILIRVVDEGVQARVEIIDRGIGIPEMEIERVWERFYKVDKARTTDQGGTGLGLSIAKRIVELLNGQIGIESVWGEGTTAWVTLPKQQVKL, from the coding sequence ATGAAGCGACTGCGCATTTTTCACAAGTTGGTTTTGATCATCCTCGGGATCATGTTGGTTACCGTATTGGTGCTGAATTTGACGGGGACGTTTTTGTATCGGGGGTACTTTTTACAAGAGCGGCAGGATTCGATGGTGGAGCAAGGGCGGGCAATTGCGCTTGTGGCGGGGAAGCGGATGGAGCGGCTGGAGACCGACAACCAGAATTCGTTGGCGATGTCTGCGACGTTTAACGCCGTCTACATCTACGACTCGGACGGCACCCCGCTCATCTTGCCGCCGGAAGATCGTAAACAGCAGGACCCGCCAAGTTCGGAGTTCGTGCGGGCGACGCTTCGCGGCGAAGAACAGATTCCCGTGGTGAACAAAAGCGAACCGGACACGTTGCAAGTCGGCATCCCGATTCGGCGCGGGCCCAAGGTGCTGGGAGCGGTGATCGTTCAAGGACCCCAACTCGATCGGCATTTTGGCGGTGTGGATCGGTTGCTGCTCATTTCCGGGGGAGTTGCACTGGTTGTGACGTCGGCGTTGGCGTTTTTCTTCTCCCGCTCGATTGCGAGTCCCTTGCAAGAAATGAACGAAGCGGTGCGGAGGATGGCGAAAGGGGACTTCTCGCGCAAAGTCAAAGTTCGATCCAAGGACGAGGTGGGCGAGTTGGCGGACGCGTTCAACCATATGGCGGAGGAACTTGAGGCGTTGGAGGCGATGCGCAGTGAATTTGTTGCGCATGCGTCGCACGAGTTGCGCTCACCTCTGACTTCGATCCGCGGCTTCGTCGGCGCCATCCTTGACGGAACGATCCCTGTGGACAACGCTCGACCTTTCCTGGAACGCATTCACAAGGAATCGGAGCGGCTGGGCAAATTGGTCGATGAATTGCTTGACCTCTCGCGTTTGGAGAGCGAACAGACCGAATCGCAGTCCGAGAGCGGTGAGGCTCCTCTTGGTCAAGTGATGCGTGAGGCGGTGGCAACGCTTTCGCCGCAAATGCAGGCCAAGGATTTGGAGTTGCACATGGAAATCCAAGAAGTCAACGTGACTGCTCCGGCAGAGCGTGTCACGCAAGTTGTGATCAATTTGCTCTCCAACGCCATTCGCTTTTCCCATCGCGGGGGTGAGATTCTCATCCGCGTGGTGGACGAAGGCGTGCAGGCCCGAGTGGAAATCATCGATCGGGGCATCGGAATTCCAGAAATGGAGATCGAGCGCGTCTGGGAGCGCTTTTACAAAGTTGACAAAGCCCGCACCACCGATCAGGGCGGAACGGGCCTCGGATTGTCGATCGCCAAGCGCATCGTCGAACTGCTGAACGGACAGATTGGCATCGAAAGCGTCTGGGGCGAAGGTACCACCGCGTGGGTCACGCTCCCGAAACAGCAGGTCAAACTGTGA
- a CDS encoding YdbC family protein, with the protein MLIKWIVCRVPDGLHAAFSKAQTGWSALQGVDGFGGQWGGWNVFDSEEACIIGLWRDAEAYRFFMEQIHDIIFEKSAQGRTYSEIFVTLYEGAEVASLPERVLNVRMIPELQKARLVDGILYLPSDAGGEKRLDLLDAWYVEGGAAL; encoded by the coding sequence ATGTTGATCAAGTGGATTGTTTGCCGCGTGCCCGACGGGTTGCACGCGGCTTTTTCTAAAGCACAAACAGGTTGGAGCGCTTTGCAGGGGGTTGACGGCTTCGGAGGGCAATGGGGCGGTTGGAACGTGTTTGATTCGGAGGAAGCCTGCATCATTGGACTGTGGAGGGATGCTGAAGCGTACCGCTTTTTCATGGAGCAGATCCACGACATCATCTTTGAAAAAAGCGCCCAAGGCCGCACGTATTCAGAGATTTTCGTTACTCTGTACGAGGGCGCGGAGGTGGCTTCTCTTCCGGAGCGTGTGTTGAACGTGCGTATGATCCCGGAGCTTCAAAAAGCCCGTCTGGTAGACGGTATTTTATATTTGCCGTCTGATGCGGGTGGGGAGAAGCGATTGGACTTGCTGGATGCTTGGTATGTGGAGGGAGGAGCCGCGCTGTGA